In the genome of Vicia villosa cultivar HV-30 ecotype Madison, WI linkage group LG7, Vvil1.0, whole genome shotgun sequence, one region contains:
- the LOC131620187 gene encoding uncharacterized protein LOC131620187 has product MDQNQLQGQQAPDIEEVLENENLEDNEEVQEEAYNINVTEDVDDIGNSEADDSPRAKARTGENVVDLDEYSDNDLLATVNPSVSEILMTRRKDKVVIQNSPVKKAAVKSPSKDSVKKKSTSAGPVKSRTKSIGVGPSKSWSKVVPNKRKARAVEEYESDVEVNVHDIPLKKKSTTSKLAASVPKVPIDNVSSHFVYQKRLALERELALNVRHCKDIMELIEAVGLIKIVVHLSKCYEMLVKEFIVNLFEECANKRSKEFRKVFVRGKCVNFSSTMINNILGRSDEGQPELKVFDNKVFQVITTNQVRSWPLKGKLSASKLSMKYAILHKIGAANWVPTNHKSTVSTVLGRFIYVVGTKAKFDYDTYIFEHTMKHAGSYSVKGPIAFPSLICDIILNQHPGILVETDSICKRESALSLHYKLFQGTHVPDIVMTSGETSKSGSSASKAEVIV; this is encoded by the exons ATGGACCAGAATCAGCTACAAGGTCAGCAAGCCCCTGATATTGAAGAAGTTCTAGAAAATGAAAACTTGGAG GATAATGAAGAGGTTCAAGAAGAGGCTTATAACATCAATGTCACGGAGGATGTCGATGACATCGGAAACTCTGAGGCTGATGATAGTCCAAGGGCAAAGGCTAGAACAGGTGAAAATGTTGTGGATTTAGATGAGTACTCTGACAATGATTTGCTTGCTACTGTAAACCCTAGTGTATCCGAAATACTCATGACTAGGAGAAAAGATAAAGTTGTGATTCAGAATTCTCCTGTGAAGAAAGCTGCGGTTAAAAGCCCTTCCAAAGattctgtcaagaagaagagTACCTCTGCAGGACCTGTAAAAAGCAGAACTAAAAGTATTGGAGTTGGTCCCTCAAAATCTTGGAGCAAGGTTGTTCCAAATAAAAGGAAGGCAAGAGCTGTTGAAGAATATGAGTCTGATGTTGAAGTGAATGTCCATGACATTCCATTAAAGAAGAAATCCACAACTAGCAAGCTTGCTGCGAGTGTTCCTAAAGTTCCCATTGACAATGTATCCTCCCACTTTGTGTATCAAAAGAGACTGGCCCTTGAGAGGGAATTGGCTCTAAATGTGCGTCACTGTAAGGACATAATGGAATTGATTGAGGCTGTTGGCCTAATCAAAATTGTTGTCCATCTGAGTAAATGCTATGAAATGCTGGTCAAAGAGTTCATAGTAAACCTCTTTGAAGAGTGTGCTAACAAAAGATCCAAGGAATTTAGAAAAGTGTTTGTAAGAGGAAAATGTGTTAACTTCTCGTCCACTATGATCAACAACATATTGGGAAGGTCTGATGAAGGTCAACCTGAGCTTAAAGTCTTTGATAACAAGGTATTCCAAGTTATCACTACAAACCAAGTCAGGAGCTGGCCATTGAAAGGAAAATTATCTGCTAGTAAACTAAGCATGAAATATGCAATACTGCACAAGATTGGGGCTGCTAATTGGGTGCCAACAAATCACAAGTCTACTGTCTCAACTGTTCTTGGAAGATTTATCTATGTTGTTGGTACAAAAGCAAAGTTTGACTACGATACCTACATTTTTGAGCATACCATGAAGCATGCTGGTAGCTATAGTGTAAAAGGCCCTATAGCATTTCCTTCTCTCATATGTGATATCATCTTAAACCAGCATCCTGGCATCTTGGTTGAAACTGATTCAATTTGCAAAAGGGAAAGTGCTCTGTCTCTCCATTATAAATTGTTTCAGGGAACGCATGTCCCAGACATTGTCATGACATCGGGTGAGACATCCAAGAGTGGATCATCAGCCAGTAAGGCTGAAGtcatagtgtaa